A single Clostridium sp. AN503 DNA region contains:
- a CDS encoding IS66 family insertion sequence element accessory protein TnpB, with product MNISALTPDKQVKFQYWLDVIRQCRASGLTNQAWCEQHDISLKSYYYWIAKIRKLALEELPRKNHGSRPVMEQTVPALDAAPEFTEVSFCGRQDSSAAPAAVIHIHTVTVDLFGDTPRVHGYEKTAGRSDRYHPVQLPA from the coding sequence ATGAACATTTCCGCTTTAACTCCGGATAAACAGGTTAAATTTCAGTACTGGCTGGATGTGATCCGGCAATGCAGAGCCTCCGGCCTGACGAACCAGGCATGGTGCGAACAGCATGATATCTCTTTAAAAAGCTATTATTACTGGATCGCAAAAATCCGGAAGCTGGCGCTTGAGGAACTGCCTCGAAAGAATCATGGAAGCAGGCCGGTAATGGAGCAGACTGTACCGGCGCTGGATGCGGCCCCGGAATTTACGGAGGTATCCTTTTGCGGCAGACAGGATTCCAGCGCCGCTCCTGCAGCAGTAATCCACATCCATACCGTGACTGTTGATCTCTTTGGGGATACGCCCCGGGTACACGGATATGAGAAAACAGCTGGACGGTCTGATCGATATCATCCAGTACAGCTTCCGGCTTGA
- the tnpB gene encoding IS66 family insertion sequence element accessory protein TnpB (TnpB, as the term is used for proteins encoded by IS66 family insertion elements, is considered an accessory protein, since TnpC, encoded by a neighboring gene, is a DDE family transposase.) has product MRKQLDGLIDIIQYSFRLDPYSNSLSLFCGKRADRIKAVHYEGDGFCLFYKRYENGRLQWPRTGEEARQISHQQLRWLLEGLNPEQPKAVRSRTPPKPEKPGNSL; this is encoded by the coding sequence ATGAGAAAACAGCTGGACGGTCTGATCGATATCATCCAGTACAGCTTCCGGCTTGACCCTTACAGCAATTCCCTGTCCCTTTTCTGTGGGAAACGGGCGGACCGGATCAAGGCAGTCCATTATGAAGGAGACGGTTTCTGCCTTTTCTATAAGCGCTACGAAAACGGCCGTCTCCAATGGCCGCGCACAGGTGAAGAAGCCAGACAGATCTCCCATCAGCAGCTCCGCTGGCTGTTGGAAGGCCTGAACCCGGAGCAACCAAAAGCTGTTCGCAGCCGGACTCCCCCGAAACCTGAAAAACCCGGAAATTCCTTATAA